Part of the Desulfobacterales bacterium genome is shown below.
TTTCATCATGAAGCTCTATGGAAATCCGTTTCCGTTCGATCTCCTGGGCTTCCATAATGCGCGCTGACATCTTCTTCAACTCGTTCTGATGGCGGACAATTTCTTCCACAAGTCGAGTGTTTTGGATCGCCACCGCCAGGCTATTGGCGGCCTCAATTGCAATTTCGACCTTCTGGGCATCAAATGCAGACAGATTGGATGCGCCCAGATTTAAGGTGCCGATCAGATCTTCCTGCACACTAAGCGGAATCATCAAGTAAGAACGCATCCCCTCTTTTCGGAGCGTATCGAATATGACACTCGGGCTTGCCACGGCAGACAGATCCTGAATCAAGATGCAATCACCCTTTTTCAATTTATCAATCTCAAGAAAATCTTCAAGGGGTATAATGGTCCCTCTCTTGATTTGACTTTCACCACTGATTTCAGCCACCATTACATTGGCTCGACCGCTCTGAAAATCAAAGAGAATGACACTGGCACGCTGACAAGGAATCATTTCAAGCGTATAGTTAAGTGCTTCCTGAATAATCCTTTCCGTTGATTGCGCTTTTAAGATCGCTTGATCGGTTTTATGTAAAATTTTTAAACGTCGTAAATACTGCTGCAACGAGACCTCCGCTGCTTTCCTGTCGGTAATGTCTTCCAGCACACCGATTCCATAGCGCACCTGTCCATCCTGATCCTTAATCTCCGTTGCAGCCACATTTAACCAGACAGTTTCTCCGGATTTCTTTTTAAATTTACGTTCAGCCTTGAATTCCTTGGGCACCAAATGGTTATCTTGTATGAATTTTCCTACTTCGGCGATATGTTCCGGATGAACAATATCGGATAGTGACCGGTTCAACAATTCGGAACGGCTGAAACCCAGCATTCCGCAAAAAGCCGGATTTGCATCGATAATGCGATATTCCGAAGTTGTAACAATCAGGATGCCCAGCGGGCTTTGACTGAATACCGCTCGGAAACGTTCCATTGAGGTTTGCCTGTCGGTTTCCAAGTGATATAAAATACCGAATAAAGACGTTACCAGCGGATATGCGATCAATTCCGGGAAAAAAAAGATCTGGACAGCACGCCAGACCTGTTCTTTGGGTAGTGTCCAGGACCAGATAAAAGTAATGATAAACACCGATATCCCCAGTAGCGGCAAACGCCAGATGAAGAGCTTTTGCTTTTTAAAAACGGGATTTTTATAAAATATAGCGCCTATCAGTGCGGAACAAAATAGTCCCATAATACCGCCAAAGGCCCCGCCCCCTCCCAAATACAATCGGAACGTTCCGGCAATTCCGGCCGCCACCATACCTGCAGGCAACCCGCCATAGAAGGAAGCCAGTGCAATCAGACTGTTCCGAAAATCGCGTAATACACCCGCTGAGTATATCACGGGAAACAACATACCTATAAAAGCGGCCCCGGCAAAAAGGATCCCTAATAGCCATCCTGGAATTATACGGTTTCGCTTCCAAAAGGCCGCCCGGACAAGTCCGATAAATGTAATGGACAAGGTTCCTGCAACCAGGTTTTTCAGCAGACCGAGAGAGACTTCAAACGGACTCATAATGGTTTCATCATTGGTTAATATCTTCGAAAAAACAGAAAAAATGCGTTGGCATGAATAAATTTAATCCAATAGTTATAAAACTTGCTCATACCCGATCAGATTTCAAATAGGGGGGTTA
Proteins encoded:
- a CDS encoding PAS domain S-box protein, translated to MSPFEVSLGLLKNLVAGTLSITFIGLVRAAFWKRNRIIPGWLLGILFAGAAFIGMLFPVIYSAGVLRDFRNSLIALASFYGGLPAGMVAAGIAGTFRLYLGGGGAFGGIMGLFCSALIGAIFYKNPVFKKQKLFIWRLPLLGISVFIITFIWSWTLPKEQVWRAVQIFFFPELIAYPLVTSLFGILYHLETDRQTSMERFRAVFSQSPLGILIVTTSEYRIIDANPAFCGMLGFSRSELLNRSLSDIVHPEHIAEVGKFIQDNHLVPKEFKAERKFKKKSGETVWLNVAATEIKDQDGQVRYGIGVLEDITDRKAAEVSLQQYLRRLKILHKTDQAILKAQSTERIIQEALNYTLEMIPCQRASVILFDFQSGRANVMVAEISGESQIKRGTIIPLEDFLEIDKLKKGDCILIQDLSAVASPSVIFDTLRKEGMRSYLMIPLSVQEDLIGTLNLGASNLSAFDAQKVEIAIEAANSLAVAIQNTRLVEEIVRHQNELKKMSARIMEAQEIERKRISIELHDEMGQALTAISINLAVVEKMISDHKDTALVDRLIETRKMADQASDQIRDLSYNLRPSILDDLGLEPALRWYIGQFAKRLNIKIAFEASNCGAVLNPEVKTHIYRIAQETLNNVAKHADARKIHIRLTCDDETVRLFIQDDGKGVEIDHQVMGKGLGLLGIRERVAMMKGEFKIESALGQGTKLTVEMPIRLGEKQ